The genomic window GCAGCGAGCGCGGGAGCATCGTTTATTCCGTCACCAACCTTGGCGACGATCAAGCCTTCACGTTGGAGTTCGCGCACCGCCGCCTGCTTGGCTTCCGGCATCATTTCCGACTTCGGCTCGATGCCCAGCCCCGCTGCCACCGCTTCCGCAGTTGCTCGGTTGTCACCTGTCAGCATGACCGTACGAATGTTATGTGATCGGAGGATATCAAGCGCTGCGGCGGCGTCAGGCCGCGGCTCGTCTCGAAGAGCTATAAAACCCGTCGCAACGCTATCCACGACGAGGATGGATACTGTCTTGCCCTCCCGGTTCAGACTGTCGATCTGTGCCGTCAGATCCGCTGGCAGTTTATATCTGCGTTCGGCCGCCCTCGGCGCGCCGAAGAAGATGTCGTTGCCGCCGACAACCCCGACGACGCCTTCGCCTGGAACGGCTCTCGCTGAGAACGCCGGCGGGATGGGGGCTTTAATTTCTTTGGCGTGGCCAAGCAATGCCAATGCGAGGGGATGGCTTGAGCCCTGTTCTAGCGAGGCTGCCATGGAAACCAGACGCTGCGTGCGGCCATCGACAGCGAAGACGTCTGTCACCCGTGGCCGTCCTTCCGTCAGCGTGCCAGTCTTGTCGAAGGCGACAGCTGTCACTTTGCCCAGCATTTCAAGAACGGCTCCTCCCTTGATCAATAGTCCGCGTCGTGCGCCCGCCGAGAGACCTGCGGCAATCGCCGCTGGAGTGGATATCACCAGCGCGCACGGGCAGCCGATCAGGAGCATCGCCAGGCCCTTGTAAATCCATTCCTGCCAAGGCTCGCCCATCGTAAGAGGCGGCACAATGGCGACCATCGCAGCCAACGCCACGACACCGGGCGTGTAATAGCGCGAGAATCTGTCGATGAATCGCTCGGTCGGAGCCTTGCTTTCCTGTGCCTCTTCGACGAGCCGCACGACACGGGCGATGGTGTTGTCCTCCGCGGCGGCCGTTACCTTGATCCGAAGCACGCCGTTCGCGTTGATCGTCCCGGCGAACACATCGTCGCCGGCAGATTTGACTTTCGCGACGCTCTCGCCTGTGACCGGGGCTTCGTCGACCTCGCCAGTGCCCTCCACGATCACGCCGTCGGCCGGCACGCGATCGCCGGGACGGACGATGACGATATTCCCGACTTCAAGGCTGGCGGCGTCGACCGTATGGGGATTGCCATCCGCTTCCAGGAGAGCCGTTTTTGGAACGAGATCGGTCAGGCCCTGGATACTTCGCCGGGCGCGCGAAGCGGCCAACCCTTCAAGCGCTTCGCCGACGAGAAAGAGGAACACGACCGCTGCAGCTTCCTCGGCCGCTCCGATGACGACCGCGCCTATGGCGGCGATTGTCATCAACATCTCGATCGAGAACGGCGTGCCGAACCTTGCGGCCGTCAGCGCGCGGTACGCGATGGGCACAAGGCCTACCGCCAAGGCTGCTAAGAAGAAGGCGTATTCCGCACGTGGAAATACTTGTCCGGCGGCGAAAGCCACCGCTAGCGCGCCGCCGCAGGCAAGGGTGAGGACGGCCTTGCGGTTGGACCACCAACGATCTGAACCGGCACAAGGCTTGTTTAAGGCTCGATCGCCTTCGTCGGCGATGCCGTAGCCCAGCCCTTTGACTTGGCGTTTGACCTGGGAGGCGGCGAAACCGTCGCCGTGGCTGACGATGAGCGTGCCGTTTGTGACGGACACGGCCACATCACCGACTCCGTTGACACGCCTAACAGCGGTTTCGATCTTGGCGGCACACGACGCGCAGTCCATTCCTGTTACCCTATATCGGGTCGAACTTACTTCCATTTGCATTGTCAAGCTCCTTGCACATCGTCATTCTTGTAGGACCTCTAGTGCCTAGAGATGCAAGGGAGAATTGCTGCTTTCACTCCGAAGAC from Georhizobium profundi includes these protein-coding regions:
- a CDS encoding heavy metal translocating P-type ATPase, which produces MQMEVSSTRYRVTGMDCASCAAKIETAVRRVNGVGDVAVSVTNGTLIVSHGDGFAASQVKRQVKGLGYGIADEGDRALNKPCAGSDRWWSNRKAVLTLACGGALAVAFAAGQVFPRAEYAFFLAALAVGLVPIAYRALTAARFGTPFSIEMLMTIAAIGAVVIGAAEEAAAVVFLFLVGEALEGLAASRARRSIQGLTDLVPKTALLEADGNPHTVDAASLEVGNIVIVRPGDRVPADGVIVEGTGEVDEAPVTGESVAKVKSAGDDVFAGTINANGVLRIKVTAAAEDNTIARVVRLVEEAQESKAPTERFIDRFSRYYTPGVVALAAMVAIVPPLTMGEPWQEWIYKGLAMLLIGCPCALVISTPAAIAAGLSAGARRGLLIKGGAVLEMLGKVTAVAFDKTGTLTEGRPRVTDVFAVDGRTQRLVSMAASLEQGSSHPLALALLGHAKEIKAPIPPAFSARAVPGEGVVGVVGGNDIFFGAPRAAERRYKLPADLTAQIDSLNREGKTVSILVVDSVATGFIALRDEPRPDAAAALDILRSHNIRTVMLTGDNRATAEAVAAGLGIEPKSEMMPEAKQAAVRELQREGLIVAKVGDGINDAPALAAADVGIAMGGGTDVALETGDAAALHGRVTDIPDMIALSKSTMNNIRQNIVVALGLKAVFLVTTVIGVTGLWPAILADTGATVLVTANAMRLLSWRPR